The following are encoded in a window of Thermogemmatispora onikobensis genomic DNA:
- a CDS encoding helix-turn-helix domain-containing protein yields the protein MQQVNRNHFQQWLKALRGRHGLSQEQLARRMRCSANYIWRLEHGKRYPSKEWLQLLGHVLQLDGEDKAILELFIQMTETLSCKWNNPG from the coding sequence ATGCAGCAAGTCAACAGAAATCACTTCCAGCAGTGGCTGAAGGCCCTGCGCGGTAGACATGGCCTCTCCCAGGAGCAATTAGCGCGCCGTATGAGGTGCAGCGCTAACTACATCTGGCGGCTGGAACATGGGAAGCGCTACCCAAGCAAGGAATGGCTTCAACTGCTCGGGCACGTTCTCCAGCTCGATGGAGAAGATAAAGCTATCCTGGAGCTGTTCATACAAATGACAGAAACGCTTTCTTGCAAATGGAATAATCCTGGCTAA